taaaacaTTATGTTAGTAATTCTTTATATACGTTACATACTGGACAAAAACAGATCaatgaatgagaaaaattgtatttatcaataaatctCTTGGTATTTCAATCATTATGTTTTAAATtaacttatattaatataatttcgaaCTCTCATATTAAGCTATAGTAAACAGTTTGTAATTAATATGTTTTAGTCTTTGCTTCATTATTACAGGTTATTACAACGAGATATTGTCATGGATCTTCATGGATCCCATGCAATTGCACAACTTGTGTGTCACAGTATACAAACAAAGTGGTTGTGGTAATTGACATAAAACAAAAGTGTGTTGGTGTGCCCTGGCAGGTATTATATATTGGAGCCACTGGGCTATGGCCAACCTGAATTTTGAGCAGCCTCCACGCAGTATTGCGAACACAAGCCTTACTTCGCGCGCGGGTGGTGGGGGGGGCTTAAATTCATCGACCCTTGCGGGTCATGTCACGCCCACATCGGGCATGTTCTCAGGCTCATCTGCAAGTACCTCAAGCACAGCGAACTCTGTGGTAGTGGTTACCAACGTTTATCCTAGTGCATCAGGATCAGGAGGCACGCAGACCAGTCATCAATCCCAACAACAACAGCTCTCTCCTATGAGTAGCAGAGGGCTGTTTGGACAAAGGGCTTTCACAGATAGACGTACAATGCCTGCTCTTGGGTAAGTTTACtaatagattataaaaataaaatagttaggtatattaattgatatatcatTACTATAACTgacttattttttaataatatcttgtCTTTTGTCTGTATAGAAAGTATTTCATAATGTGTTTTAttgataatacaaataaatactttgatcaaagaacaaattaaaaaaagaaattatattctgTACTATTCATTTGACTTatgtatttcaaatttttaatttgtggTGTAttgaaaagtgaaaatatttatatttttaatacgcagatgatatataagtattattttacAGAACCTCAAATCCAATGGGTAGTATGGGCAGTTTTGGTATACCTCCAAGTCGCAACTACGGATCTCAAGGTGCGATTAATAATTTCCATTCTGTGTTTGGaagtggtggaggtggagatACAAGTACACCCCCTCTATTAGATCTTTCGGAATTTCCATCTTTGACAAATAGAGGTCAGGGTGATTCCATGCCTCAACCTAGTCCCATGCCTGGAAAACAACCTTATGGTTAGTGTTCATCAGatgataaattagaaataattttctattgtacatttatgtaaaaaatactgaaaatgtgtattacaaaataatgtaaataatgattttatatatttagacatacgttttttaaatattaccaACATTTCTTtgcatattttcatataatttaattttaaaaaataacttttattattttatattatagttgGAATGGTAAAGCAACCAACATCAGAGTCGAGTGAATTTACTATGAGTTCAGAAGATTTTCCTGCTTTACCAGGCACACAAAACAGAGAAGGTCCTTCACCAGGTGGAAGTGTTTCTGGAGATAAAAGTATATCCGTTGGTCTAGGTCCAGAAATTGGCCAGGATGTATTACAAGCAAACAGAGCACCTGGATCTGAAAAATCTCAGTCATCTAAAAGAGGCATTCAAACATCCCCAGATGGTAAACAAAGAATCTCGATGTAAAGTGAATTTATCATTGCTAGCTTATGaattctttaaattaattattgttttatttacaaattttcttttattaattattgtcatttgatataaaattatgatatacatgcaatataaaattttaatagatttctttttgtttaataattttatcaaattttttttttatagggaAGGTGACAAATATACCTGCAAGTATGGTAAAAGATCAATTTGGAATGGTTGGTCTCTTAACTTTTATCAGAGCAGCAGAAACGGATCCAAATTTAGTATCTTTGGCATTAGGACAAGATCTTACAGCATTAGGATTGAATCTTAATTCTCCTGAAAATTTGTATCAAAATTTTGGTGGTCCTTGGGCAGAAACACCATGTAGACCACAAGATATCGACTTTCACGTACCACCAGAATATCTTATTAATGCAGCAATCAGGTAgtattttaattgttataatattagatatattttatatgatttggAATGCAGTTTCAAATAATAtagttttttatcttttataaatatatgcgcgtgcatgcatacacacacaaacacatagatacttcgattatatttttaagatatattgaattatttgcctttttattttaatcatatgtAATGCATTTTTAGGGATAAGTTAGCACCAGTTAAACTAAATCGATACAAAGATGATCtactattttatatgttttatacaaATGTCGGGGATGTCCTCCAACTGGCAGCTGCAGCAGAATTGTAAGTAAAGCAGAAGTATCATATCAaatgatttgaaaatattgaaaaaacacTATATATTTTGACTTCGTACTATTAAGGTACAGCAGGGAATGGAGATATCACATGGAGGAGAAAGTGTGGATTACTCAAGCACCTGGATTAGGACTTGTAGAAAAAACATCGACATACGAACGTGGTACTTACTATTATTTTGATGCGCAAAACTGGAGGAAGGTAGCTAAGGAATTCCATCTGGATTATACAAAACTAGAAAGTAGACCTCATCTTCCCACAAACTTTCATCAAACCCAGCCTTGACTACAggtatgaaattattttgtattatattttataacgattataaaaaaaattgaatgttctttaaatgcaaatgaaataataataatatagaacaaaaataaatttctttaaaataattaaacaattatttattattttgttttagatcTGCCTGCAGACCTTTGTGCTGTCTTTAAGCTGGAAAGGAATCAGCTATTGtataaatgaacaaatttaataatctttaataaaaatataaaatttgaagaGTAATAAAATCTTCTTTGTTAAGAATTTCGATCCTATTGACAATACCATACACCATTGTTCAAATGAATTGTTTAATATGTTACGATTTTTTCTAGATATCTTCATCAAGTGACATTCtcatttgtttttgtttgtgTCACAAGGTTGATTACATTTTCGGAAGCATTTATGAAATAGTTTTCAATGTAATTTCGACTATTATTTTCACATTCATTCAAATAAtacctaaaaatataaaaaattatattaatattatttttacataattttttttcataaaaatataatttattaaaatattacctGTAATTTACCATTATGCCACAACTATTTGCAATACCTCGTGGTGAAGGATCAGCCATCCAATTCATTCTCCACATGATCGCACCATTACGCAAGTGAAAATTTGCTGTGACAaaatttagtaaaaaaaatttaaatcaatACAAGAACATCTTATGTCAGAGAGTACATACCAACGTTATTTAAGGCATAACTAcgatgtttttctttgtacaAGTACCATGCACATGCTCGAAGTAATGGCTTTTTAAGTAATTCTGATAATTGCTCGTCAGTTATCcacaaagaattattaaaaagtttttttaacGTTGTAAATATATCTTCTGATCGAAGAATTTTTTGTATAGATTCTTGCTCTTTTAACGTAAATATGAAAGatatatctgtaaaaaaaatggatatttatgtacatatatatgtatgtatgcatacacCAAAAAAATTTCACCCTTACCTTGTTTCATCTTTTCCAATAACCATATTCTAAAATTAGGAATAGGAGATAAAGTAGATAATTCATGTATCATTGGAAATTCTGTAACCACTTGATTAGCTACCTctttaattagataattacCTAATTCAATACcctaaaaatttttaatctatacTAATACCTATTTTCTAAATAGTcataacatttaaaatatgtttttactTGCAAGCCTTTTTGAGTGGATGctattgaataaaatattgctGCCGTTATTTTTGACTTATCTTCTTCTAAATATGTTACTTGTCGTCCTACCCTTCCCAGAATTCTCTGTTCTGCTTCTTCAATCCCTTTTACGCTATCTATAAATATGTGAacatatacaattatttattataatattgataattaaaaatatagtatgtatataacaagcaataaaagattatatttacttGGTATAGTATCACACAATGCTGTGTGTAATACAACAAGAGGTTCTCTTGGCATAGACGGatgcataaatatatagcATCTTCTATATGGTCCAACTCTTCGTTTT
This window of the Vespula vulgaris chromosome 1, iyVesVulg1.1, whole genome shotgun sequence genome carries:
- the LOC127067183 gene encoding CCR4-NOT transcription complex subunit 2, whose amino-acid sequence is MANLNFEQPPRSIANTSLTSRAGGGGGLNSSTLAGHVTPTSGMFSGSSASTSSTANSVVVVTNVYPSASGSGGTQTSHQSQQQQLSPMSSRGLFGQRAFTDRRTMPALGTSNPMGSMGSFGIPPSRNYGSQGAINNFHSVFGSGGGGDTSTPPLLDLSEFPSLTNRGQGDSMPQPSPMPGKQPYVGMVKQPTSESSEFTMSSEDFPALPGTQNREGPSPGGSVSGDKSISVGLGPEIGQDVLQANRAPGSEKSQSSKRGIQTSPDGKVTNIPASMVKDQFGMVGLLTFIRAAETDPNLVSLALGQDLTALGLNLNSPENLYQNFGGPWAETPCRPQDIDFHVPPEYLINAAIRDKLAPVKLNRYKDDLLFYMFYTNVGDVLQLAAAAELYSREWRYHMEEKVWITQAPGLGLVEKTSTYERGTYYYFDAQNWRKVAKEFHLDYTKLESRPHLPTNFHQTQP
- the LOC127067174 gene encoding malonyl-CoA decarboxylase, mitochondrial-like isoform X1, with translation MLRQIEHLRIPIKYTLMFKLILNRSSSLNLFNNSFLCTNVNFNAYIEEQLKEIFKLKNTNISTWIVENKVRNLCHTYIGSEKKQKQHILQVLAVNYAIKHDSVFENARKLLSTQSNNERQIIVHERTLKSILIPPYQWLFIIMGRLKHGVKFLVDLRTDILELMSETSDSDKNFVMQQLNLTLKDLLLLWFSVGFLHLERITWETSCDILQKVSDYEAIHPIRNWVDLKRRVGPYRRCYIFMHPSMPREPLVVLHTALCDTIPNSVKGIEEAEQRILGRVGRQVTYLEEDKSKITAAIFYSIASTQKGLQGIELGNYLIKEVANQVVTEFPMIHELSTLSPIPNFRIWLLEKMKQDISFIFTLKEQESIQKILRSEDIFTTLKKLFNNSLWITDEQLSELLKKPLLRACAWYLYKEKHRSYALNNVANFHLRNGAIMWRMNWMADPSPRGIANSCGIMVNYRYYLNECENNSRNYIENYFINASENVINLVTQTKTNENVT
- the LOC127067174 gene encoding malonyl-CoA decarboxylase, mitochondrial-like isoform X2, with amino-acid sequence MLRQIEHLRIPIKYTLMFKLILNRSSSLNLFNNSFLCTNVNFNAYIEEQLKEIFKLKNTNISTWIVENKVRNLCHTYIGSEKKQKQHILQVLAVNYAIKHDSVFENARKLLSTQSNNERQIIVHERTLKSILIPPYQWLFIIMGRLKHGVKFLVDLRTDILELMSETSDSDKNFVMQQLNLTLKDLLLLWFSVGFLHLERITWETSCDILQKVSDYEAIHPIRNWVDLKRRVGPYRRCYIFMHPSMPREPLVVLHTALCDTIPNSVKGIEEAEQRILGRVGRQVTYLEEDKSKITAAIFYSIASTQKGLIWLLEKMKQDISFIFTLKEQESIQKILRSEDIFTTLKKLFNNSLWITDEQLSELLKKPLLRACAWYLYKEKHRSYALNNVANFHLRNGAIMWRMNWMADPSPRGIANSCGIMVNYRYYLNECENNSRNYIENYFINASENVINLVTQTKTNENVT